One Halichoerus grypus chromosome 1, mHalGry1.hap1.1, whole genome shotgun sequence genomic region harbors:
- the FAM32A gene encoding protein FAM32A, whose translation MAAYEQVQKGPLKLKGVAELGVTKRKKKKKDKDKAKLLEAMGTSKKNEEEKRRGLDKRTPAQAAFEKMQEKRQMERILKKASKTHKQRVEDFNRHLDTLTEHYDIPKVSWTK comes from the exons ATGGCGGCCTACGAGCAGGTTCAAAAGGGGCCCCTGAAACTAAAAGGCGTTGCAGAGCTCGGCGTCACCAAGCG gaagaagaaaaagaaggacaaagacAAAGCGAAACTCCTGGAAGCGATGGGAACGAGCAAAAAGAACGAGGAGGAGAAGCGGCGCGGCCTGGACAAGCGAACCCCGGCCCAGGCGGCCTTCGAGAAGATGCAGGAGAAGCGG CAAATGGAAAGGATCCTGAAGAAAGCATCCAAAACCCACAAGCAGAGAGTGGAG GACTTCAACAGACACCTGGACACCCTCACGGAGCACTATGACATTCCCAAAGTCAGCTGGACAAAGTAG